In Marinomonas posidonica IVIA-Po-181, a single window of DNA contains:
- a CDS encoding ABC transporter permease, whose amino-acid sequence MLNQLKARFGSGLAIGIVGMIAIWLIALVILPQLLMVDYSFRPNLLPADMGGPKDTYSLVNYETLFSNHIHLKIFFKTIWSSVLVTALTLIVSYPIAFYLAKVATPQKAALCLLLLIIPFWINEILRTFSWYIILAYKGPLNAALLGLGLIDRPIRFLSGDGGVLIGMVYAYILFMIFPIYNAIESLDTNQIKAARNLGAGWIRTHWRVIIPHAKPGIATGCIMTFMLAAGSYAVPALLGSPGSRWFTQIIYNWFFEGGNWNQGAAYAFLLLIICIGFIALVMRVFKVGLGDIAK is encoded by the coding sequence ATGCTTAATCAGCTAAAGGCTCGCTTTGGCAGTGGGTTAGCCATTGGCATTGTGGGTATGATTGCCATTTGGCTGATCGCTTTGGTGATTTTGCCGCAACTTCTAATGGTGGATTACTCTTTCCGCCCCAATCTTTTACCAGCCGATATGGGGGGGCCAAAAGATACCTACTCCTTGGTTAACTATGAAACTTTGTTTAGTAACCATATTCATTTGAAAATCTTTTTTAAGACCATTTGGTCTAGTGTCTTAGTAACAGCACTAACCCTTATTGTGAGTTATCCGATTGCATTTTACTTGGCAAAAGTGGCGACACCTCAAAAGGCCGCTTTATGCCTATTGTTACTAATCATCCCTTTTTGGATTAATGAAATTCTTCGAACCTTCTCTTGGTACATTATTTTAGCGTATAAAGGACCTTTAAATGCCGCATTGTTAGGCTTAGGCCTGATTGATCGACCAATCCGATTTTTGTCAGGTGATGGAGGTGTGCTAATCGGTATGGTTTACGCCTATATCTTGTTTATGATCTTTCCTATTTATAATGCCATTGAAAGTTTGGACACCAATCAGATTAAAGCTGCACGTAATCTTGGTGCGGGTTGGATTCGAACCCATTGGCGCGTCATCATTCCTCATGCCAAACCCGGTATTGCCACAGGTTGCATAATGACCTTTATGTTAGCGGCAGGTAGTTACGCCGTGCCCGCTTTGTTAGGGTCTCCTGGCAGTCGTTGGTTTACTCAGATTATTTACAACTGGTTCTTTGAAGGGGGTAACTGGAATCAGGGGGCGGCTTATGCCTTCTTGCTATTGATTATCTGTATCGGCTTTATCGCGTTGGTGATGCGAGTGTTTAAAGTGGGCTTAGGAGACATTGCAAAATGA
- a CDS encoding methyl-accepting chemotaxis protein: MKISHVTRTTTMSYLIIAAMLIALLLWSLMQFRGAFKQSDSYAQVWEYSAIDLKQQIESYLSSGEASTLQSAQEFIRSKIYPTLETLPDDIKNPIQQPLAEIQQSLESDVRAAGKLSGSPFALIENNERQTLLSLHALADKVSLYLDSNSLTDAAPYLANQAYLYADLAHVSAAKNEYLAKTTEENLERLKEALTRFQAQIKTFSELPILSLEDEQDTDAEDDLSALMGWDTNEDDDIVDPLEEAKSELHTWSHRYLKDVSSSLTGIQQATAAQTKIRRLIGQLEATLKAGTANIQQSAEDTQQQTLMAFSLFVLLMVITTIAVHIFQNKVVVKSAKDLYNAVKELVEHQNVQTLKVGKTKNELSDVAHYLNRYLEQVSVQRQQRDTELNNISESLNEMLTAFGQVHKLGVDSKQKLDNTLDLSSQVEVLANKAEGRAQEVANYATDTNTAMTHSVDQAAALAQANQTTVERLESSRSALNNLDKSVSSASSIVGGIKDISEQTNLLALNAAIEAARAGEHGRGFAVVASEVRTLSSRTQQSLEEITDIFASLNSATGKLKKNIELIEHASQEQITLTQALGQSAQDVLEKSQQSTHLAKKASGYAAEQKTGMNRLNEAVVQIREQANESEAFMSRVTDNIKQKIQDITTTLGIR; this comes from the coding sequence TTGAAAATATCCCACGTCACTCGCACAACAACAATGAGTTACCTAATCATTGCGGCCATGCTCATTGCTTTACTTTTGTGGAGCTTAATGCAATTTCGTGGTGCCTTTAAGCAAAGTGATTCATATGCTCAAGTATGGGAATACTCTGCCATTGATTTAAAACAGCAGATTGAAAGCTACCTTTCCTCTGGTGAGGCTTCAACATTACAGTCTGCCCAGGAATTTATTCGAAGCAAAATTTACCCTACATTGGAAACCTTACCGGATGACATCAAAAACCCTATTCAACAACCCCTCGCAGAAATTCAGCAAAGTCTAGAATCGGATGTCAGAGCAGCGGGTAAATTATCCGGTAGTCCATTTGCTTTAATTGAAAACAATGAACGTCAAACCTTGCTCTCTCTCCATGCCTTGGCCGATAAAGTTAGCCTCTATCTTGACAGCAATAGCCTGACTGATGCTGCGCCCTACTTAGCCAATCAGGCCTATTTGTATGCCGACCTTGCCCATGTTAGCGCCGCAAAAAATGAGTACTTAGCGAAGACCACCGAAGAGAACCTTGAACGCTTAAAAGAAGCACTTACTCGCTTTCAAGCCCAGATTAAGACGTTCTCTGAATTACCTATCTTGTCATTAGAGGACGAACAAGACACGGATGCCGAAGATGATCTTTCGGCATTAATGGGCTGGGACACGAATGAAGATGACGACATAGTGGATCCACTCGAAGAAGCCAAAAGTGAGTTACATACTTGGTCACATCGCTACCTTAAAGACGTCAGTTCTAGTCTTACAGGCATTCAACAAGCCACGGCAGCACAAACTAAAATCCGACGACTCATCGGTCAATTGGAAGCAACGTTAAAAGCGGGGACGGCCAATATTCAGCAGAGCGCTGAAGATACGCAACAACAAACACTCATGGCTTTTTCTTTGTTTGTTCTACTCATGGTCATCACCACCATTGCCGTGCATATTTTCCAAAATAAAGTCGTCGTTAAAAGCGCTAAAGATCTTTATAACGCGGTAAAGGAATTGGTTGAACACCAAAACGTCCAAACACTAAAAGTGGGTAAAACCAAGAACGAACTATCGGATGTCGCCCATTATTTAAATCGATACCTAGAACAAGTCAGTGTACAGCGCCAGCAGAGAGACACAGAATTAAACAACATTTCAGAGTCTCTAAATGAAATGCTCACCGCATTCGGCCAAGTACATAAACTCGGAGTGGATTCAAAGCAGAAGCTGGATAACACCCTAGACCTGTCTAGCCAAGTGGAAGTTCTTGCCAACAAAGCCGAGGGGCGAGCCCAAGAAGTGGCGAATTATGCAACAGACACCAACACAGCCATGACACACAGTGTCGATCAGGCGGCGGCATTAGCACAAGCAAATCAGACCACAGTTGAACGACTCGAAAGCAGTCGTAGTGCCCTGAACAATTTGGATAAATCCGTCTCAAGTGCTTCTTCTATTGTTGGTGGTATCAAAGACATTTCGGAACAAACAAACTTGCTTGCTTTGAACGCTGCCATTGAAGCGGCTCGTGCGGGAGAGCATGGACGAGGCTTTGCTGTTGTCGCATCGGAAGTCAGAACTCTTTCAAGCCGAACCCAGCAATCATTAGAAGAAATTACAGACATTTTTGCTTCTTTGAACTCCGCCACTGGGAAGCTCAAAAAGAACATCGAATTAATTGAGCATGCCTCTCAGGAGCAAATCACTCTTACCCAAGCGCTTGGGCAATCCGCTCAAGACGTTTTAGAAAAGTCACAACAATCCACTCATCTCGCCAAAAAAGCATCAGGCTATGCGGCTGAACAAAAAACAGGCATGAATCGTTTAAACGAGGCGGTAGTACAGATACGTGAACAAGCCAATGAGTCAGAAGCCTTTATGTCACGAGTAACGGACAATATTAAGCAGAAAATCCAAGACATCACCACCACACTTGGCATCCGCTAG
- a CDS encoding ABC transporter ATP-binding protein gives MDSSVHLDNVVMQFGDFTAIQQSDLKIESGEFFSFLGPSGCGKTTILNMISGFLDPTQGNVKIGGQDMLGVPANKRPTSMIFQNLALFPLMTVAENIEFGLEVRGVSKSERKKASDRLLELVALEGSGHKKVSELSGGQKQRIAIARALAVEPQVLLLDEPLSALDLKLRQHMRTELKEIQRKTGITFIYITHDQGEALTMSDRVAVMSAGRIQQVADPITLYRDPKTAFVASFVGENNALKGKVERVDNGIAEISCGDLGILRGRVQSSLSVGEEATLFIRPEHFRLQAEEGMLSIAVEIEEVNFEGAYLTLSTSSTSASKQNLTIQLGAHQYNEALAKGAALSLSYNMNDAIVIGGDSNA, from the coding sequence ATGGATAGTAGCGTTCATTTAGACAATGTTGTCATGCAATTTGGCGATTTTACGGCGATTCAACAATCGGATTTGAAGATAGAATCAGGTGAATTCTTCAGCTTTTTAGGGCCTTCTGGTTGTGGTAAGACAACCATATTAAACATGATCAGTGGTTTTTTAGACCCGACACAAGGTAACGTAAAAATCGGTGGTCAAGACATGTTAGGCGTGCCGGCTAATAAACGTCCAACGTCGATGATTTTTCAAAACCTCGCGCTTTTTCCCTTGATGACAGTGGCGGAAAATATTGAGTTTGGCTTAGAAGTCCGCGGAGTTTCGAAAAGTGAGCGTAAGAAAGCTTCCGATCGTTTATTAGAATTGGTTGCGTTAGAAGGAAGTGGTCATAAGAAAGTGTCAGAACTGTCTGGTGGTCAAAAACAAAGGATTGCCATTGCTCGTGCGTTAGCGGTTGAGCCGCAAGTGCTATTGCTAGATGAGCCTTTGTCTGCGTTGGATTTAAAGCTTCGTCAGCACATGCGTACAGAGTTAAAAGAGATTCAACGTAAAACTGGCATTACTTTCATCTATATTACGCATGATCAGGGTGAAGCCTTAACCATGTCTGATAGAGTGGCGGTAATGTCTGCTGGTCGTATACAACAAGTGGCCGACCCCATTACTTTGTATCGGGATCCGAAAACCGCTTTTGTTGCATCTTTTGTGGGTGAAAACAATGCCTTGAAAGGCAAAGTAGAGCGTGTTGATAACGGTATTGCAGAGATTTCTTGTGGTGACCTCGGTATTTTGCGGGGCCGGGTTCAATCAAGTTTGTCGGTTGGCGAAGAAGCCACCTTGTTTATTCGACCTGAGCATTTTCGCTTACAGGCTGAAGAGGGCATGTTAAGCATTGCTGTGGAGATAGAAGAAGTGAACTTTGAAGGAGCTTATCTAACACTGAGCACCTCATCAACTTCGGCTTCAAAGCAGAACCTGACGATTCAACTGGGTGCTCATCAATACAATGAGGCTTTAGCAAAGGGAGCGGCCTTATCACTTTCTTACAATATGAATGATGCCATTGTAATTGGAGGTGATAGCAATGCTTAA
- a CDS encoding extracellular solute-binding protein has protein sequence MTLSRRQFVKGASVAGAVAATPFSINRAIAANKELRIYAWAGYITDEMLADFKAKTGINATFTPYGTNDELMNSLRATDGTGFDIIMPTVDRVPGYVDYDLIQPLDVKRVNWSGCLDSALAGSDVGGIVKGKRYFAPSDWGTEAIAYNTEYAKLDPKNLSYGDLWTPENAGGVTVRGHSALVGIGLWLEKAGKLPYPLLDSYKNEQAMRANFDVILKVAVENKSSIAQFWSTENEAQGAFRANGAVIGQTWDSTAFKLKAEGEPVAYGAPKEGALAWMEGFVIPKNANNVDSVYEFINWYYTPESGAMFVKATGYNSTAKGADALLPAETKQFFQDSYTQQDLANLWWWPIQEPWYVALRNEYQDRYLSA, from the coding sequence ATGACACTTTCACGTCGTCAGTTTGTCAAAGGTGCCTCGGTTGCCGGTGCAGTTGCGGCTACACCATTCTCAATAAACCGTGCTATTGCAGCCAACAAAGAACTGCGTATTTATGCGTGGGCAGGTTACATTACCGATGAAATGTTGGCGGACTTTAAAGCCAAAACAGGTATTAATGCCACCTTTACACCTTATGGTACGAATGATGAGTTAATGAACTCATTGCGTGCAACTGATGGCACAGGCTTTGACATCATTATGCCAACAGTCGATCGTGTTCCGGGTTACGTTGATTACGATTTGATTCAACCTCTTGATGTGAAACGTGTTAATTGGAGTGGTTGTCTTGATAGCGCGCTAGCAGGTTCAGATGTTGGTGGTATCGTTAAAGGTAAGCGCTACTTCGCACCTTCTGACTGGGGTACGGAAGCGATTGCCTACAACACAGAATATGCCAAGCTTGATCCAAAGAATCTAAGTTATGGGGATCTTTGGACGCCGGAAAATGCAGGTGGTGTGACGGTTCGTGGTCACTCGGCATTGGTTGGTATTGGTTTATGGTTAGAAAAAGCAGGCAAGTTGCCTTACCCCTTGCTTGATTCGTATAAAAACGAGCAAGCGATGCGTGCTAACTTTGATGTGATCCTAAAAGTGGCAGTAGAGAATAAGTCATCCATTGCTCAATTCTGGTCAACTGAGAATGAGGCGCAAGGTGCGTTCCGGGCAAATGGTGCAGTCATTGGTCAAACTTGGGATAGCACAGCCTTCAAATTAAAGGCAGAAGGTGAGCCTGTGGCTTACGGTGCGCCAAAAGAAGGGGCCTTGGCTTGGATGGAAGGTTTTGTCATTCCTAAAAATGCCAATAACGTTGATTCAGTTTACGAATTCATCAACTGGTATTACACACCAGAATCGGGTGCCATGTTCGTTAAAGCGACTGGCTATAACTCAACGGCCAAAGGGGCGGATGCTTTGTTACCGGCCGAAACTAAGCAGTTTTTCCAAGACTCCTATACACAGCAGGATCTTGCCAACCTATGGTGGTGGCCAATACAAGAACCTTGGTATGTTGCGCTGCGTAACGAATATCAAGACCGTTACTTGTCAGCATAA
- a CDS encoding ABC transporter permease, giving the protein MKSESIMRFGVRFYIGIFFLYLFTPLIIMGLATFNDSRFPTVSPWRGATLKWFEALSQDGAMWQALWTSILVAAGVLVVAVPIGICCALFLSTVQGKGKTFLYSLMMSPLLTPGVIVGISTLIFWKGLSVSGGIFLTVVAQTTFIAAYVMLMVLARLQRFDRTLENAALSLGATQWQAFRRILLPYLKPAIISAAAIAFLQSFENYNTTLFVKGYDTTLTVYIASKVRTGLTPAVNALGLVMISVTILLAVVYEWKRRKEAASMNAS; this is encoded by the coding sequence ATGAAATCAGAAAGCATTATGCGATTCGGGGTCCGTTTTTACATCGGTATCTTCTTCTTATATTTGTTTACGCCACTCATTATTATGGGCTTAGCGACCTTTAATGACAGTCGATTCCCGACCGTATCGCCTTGGCGTGGTGCAACCTTAAAATGGTTTGAGGCTTTGTCGCAAGATGGCGCCATGTGGCAAGCCTTGTGGACAAGCATATTAGTGGCCGCTGGCGTGTTGGTGGTGGCTGTGCCTATTGGTATCTGTTGCGCTTTGTTTCTTTCAACGGTGCAAGGCAAAGGCAAAACCTTTCTGTATTCGTTAATGATGTCGCCATTGCTGACTCCTGGCGTGATCGTCGGTATTTCCACCTTGATCTTCTGGAAAGGTCTTTCTGTTAGTGGTGGTATATTCTTGACTGTGGTTGCTCAAACAACCTTCATTGCCGCTTATGTGATGTTGATGGTGTTGGCGAGATTACAACGTTTTGATCGTACCTTAGAAAATGCAGCGTTAAGTCTAGGGGCGACTCAATGGCAGGCATTTCGTCGGATTTTATTGCCTTATCTAAAGCCTGCTATCATTTCGGCTGCCGCGATTGCATTTTTACAGTCATTCGAAAACTACAACACGACATTGTTTGTAAAAGGTTACGATACTACTTTAACCGTTTATATTGCTTCCAAAGTGCGAACGGGATTAACGCCAGCAGTAAATGCACTCGGTCTAGTGATGATCAGTGTGACGATTTTGCTTGCCGTGGTATATGAATGGAAACGTCGTAAAGAAGCGGCGTCCATGAATGCGTCATAA
- the serA gene encoding phosphoglycerate dehydrogenase yields MSNTSLDKAKIKILLLEGVHQSALDALQDAGYTNIEYHKTALAEDELIEKIADAHFIGIRSRTQLTEKVLSHANKLAAIGCFCIGTNQVNLDAASAKGIVVFNAPYSNTRSVAELVLGQLILLLRGIPTKNAACHRGGWIKSAVGSYETRGKRLGIIGYGSIGTQLSVLAESLGMEVCFYDIVTKLPLGNARQIKSLKELLSTSDVISLHVPETASTKLMIGEKEVSYMKKGSIFMNASRGTVADLGAVSEAIKAGDLSGAAVDVFPVEPKGNNEEFVSPLRGLDNVILTPHIGGSTMEAQENIGVEVAEKLVKFSDVGTTIAAVNFPEVALPAQADNHRILHIHENRPGVLSRINAIFSEHGINITGQYLRTTEKLGYMVMDVDAETGELALEKVKEVDGTIKARVLF; encoded by the coding sequence ATGAGCAATACTTCATTAGACAAAGCAAAAATCAAAATTTTGTTATTGGAAGGCGTCCATCAATCCGCTTTGGATGCATTGCAAGACGCAGGCTATACCAACATTGAATACCATAAGACAGCATTGGCTGAAGACGAGTTGATCGAAAAAATTGCCGATGCTCACTTTATTGGTATTCGTTCTCGTACTCAGTTAACTGAAAAAGTACTTTCTCATGCGAATAAACTAGCGGCGATTGGTTGTTTTTGTATTGGTACCAATCAGGTTAATTTAGATGCGGCGAGTGCAAAAGGCATTGTGGTCTTTAATGCCCCTTACTCCAATACTCGAAGTGTGGCTGAATTAGTACTTGGTCAATTGATTTTGTTGTTGCGCGGCATTCCTACCAAGAATGCGGCTTGTCATCGTGGTGGTTGGATTAAATCTGCGGTGGGTTCTTATGAAACGCGCGGTAAACGTTTGGGTATTATCGGCTATGGCAGTATTGGTACTCAATTAAGTGTGTTGGCGGAATCCTTAGGCATGGAAGTATGTTTCTATGACATTGTGACCAAATTACCACTAGGTAACGCACGCCAAATTAAGAGTTTGAAAGAATTGTTGTCGACCAGCGACGTCATCAGTTTGCATGTACCAGAAACCGCTTCAACCAAGTTGATGATTGGCGAAAAAGAAGTGTCTTACATGAAAAAAGGCTCTATTTTCATGAATGCGTCACGAGGTACAGTCGCCGATCTAGGCGCGGTTTCGGAAGCGATTAAAGCTGGAGACCTGTCTGGTGCGGCGGTGGATGTTTTCCCTGTTGAGCCAAAGGGTAACAATGAGGAGTTTGTGTCTCCTTTACGTGGTTTGGATAATGTTATTTTGACACCACATATTGGTGGTAGCACCATGGAAGCTCAAGAAAACATTGGTGTTGAAGTCGCTGAAAAATTGGTTAAGTTCTCTGATGTGGGTACGACCATTGCTGCGGTGAACTTCCCTGAGGTAGCCTTGCCAGCACAAGCAGACAATCATCGTATTCTTCATATCCATGAAAACCGCCCAGGAGTGCTATCACGCATTAATGCTATTTTCTCTGAACATGGTATTAACATTACTGGCCAGTATTTGCGTACAACGGAAAAACTCGGTTACATGGTAATGGATGTGGATGCGGAAACCGGAGAGTTGGCTTTGGAAAAAGTCAAAGAAGTCGACGGCACCATTAAAGCTCGAGTGTTATTTTAA
- the trmA gene encoding tRNA (uridine(54)-C5)-methyltransferase TrmA has translation MRPDQIQPEKYQQQLAEKQAGLNQLMADLGLPEMEVFDSEPCHYRMRAEFRIWHDGDDLFYAMFDSADPRTPIRTDQFLAASALINTLMPELLDAIRDVTVLRHKLFQVDFLTTTTGEALISLLYHKPIDDEWNAAAGELNKAFPACHFIGRSRKRKQVLTRDFVMETLTVNGQKFHYQQVENSFTQPNAGINEKMLTWALDVTKQASGDLLEMYCGNGNFSIPLARHFDRVVATEISKVSVNSAQLNIAINGMQNVQVVKMASEDVAAALNGETELPKSLLQAGMETLSPSVVLVDPPRAGLDEATIELIRKVDEILYISCNPETLKANLESLASTHQVVRYAMFDQFPYTHHVETGVYLQRKSV, from the coding sequence ATGAGACCGGATCAGATCCAACCTGAGAAATATCAACAACAGTTAGCGGAGAAACAAGCTGGGCTGAATCAATTAATGGCCGATCTAGGCCTGCCGGAAATGGAAGTCTTTGACAGTGAACCATGTCACTATCGTATGCGTGCTGAATTCCGTATTTGGCATGATGGCGATGATTTGTTTTATGCCATGTTTGATTCAGCGGACCCTAGGACACCGATCCGTACAGACCAATTTTTAGCGGCGTCAGCCTTGATTAATACGTTGATGCCAGAGTTGTTGGACGCCATTCGTGACGTGACCGTGTTGCGTCATAAATTGTTTCAGGTGGATTTCTTAACCACAACAACGGGCGAAGCCCTGATCAGTCTTTTGTACCACAAGCCAATTGATGATGAATGGAATGCGGCAGCAGGTGAATTGAATAAAGCGTTTCCTGCTTGTCATTTTATTGGTCGAAGCCGCAAGCGTAAGCAAGTGCTTACTCGCGATTTTGTCATGGAAACCTTAACCGTGAATGGTCAAAAGTTTCATTATCAACAAGTGGAAAACAGTTTTACGCAACCTAATGCGGGTATTAATGAAAAAATGCTGACTTGGGCATTGGATGTGACCAAACAGGCAAGTGGCGATCTATTAGAGATGTATTGTGGTAATGGTAATTTTTCGATTCCATTAGCGCGACATTTTGATCGTGTCGTGGCAACTGAAATTTCAAAAGTATCGGTTAATTCAGCGCAATTGAACATTGCCATTAATGGCATGCAGAATGTTCAGGTCGTGAAAATGGCCAGTGAAGATGTGGCGGCGGCATTGAATGGTGAGACTGAATTACCAAAGAGTTTATTGCAAGCCGGTATGGAAACGCTTTCGCCTTCCGTGGTGCTGGTGGACCCACCACGAGCCGGTTTAGATGAGGCAACCATTGAGTTGATTCGTAAAGTCGATGAGATTCTTTATATTTCCTGTAACCCAGAAACCTTGAAAGCGAATTTGGAATCACTGGCGAGCACTCACCAAGTGGTTCGATATGCCATGTTCGACCAATTTCCTTATACCCATCATGTGGAAACCGGTGTTTATTTACAAAGAAAGTCTGTTTAA